From one Culex quinquefasciatus strain JHB chromosome 3, VPISU_Cqui_1.0_pri_paternal, whole genome shotgun sequence genomic stretch:
- the LOC6043698 gene encoding solute carrier family 28 member 3, translated as MSGIQNEAFDHEGNGLQLTHRKSGTIVNTETTFPSFPEWQLCGHRLPALNSKRTFYDKLGDLVDKYKAQIRIAWLVTLNALVIIFFGFATNHYLEKEETCLTGCGMQWCSGYGMLVLLLGFVYLGLVYFHIVKPLLRKPFKSNVVKPLSRTLGNFFSNLWAKLGACGVILVAFAIFCFIETKDEPERLMSLVGMATLFILAFICSKHPTRINYRPVVLGVTFQFLLGLFCIRWEVGRSIFECIGDKVATFLNYSADGASFVYGNFIVRQEGVFAFAVLSVIYFFSFFISILYYLGAMQWVVLKLGWILQALLGTTVCESVIAAANIFLGMSESPLLIRPYIKDLTHSEVHSIMTSGFATVSGTVLAAYISFGAEPAHLITASVMAAPAALCFAKLIYPETEQSKTRSDNIQMEESPDSSVLDAAANGANTATALVLGIIANLIAFVSFIAFLNGVLGWLGSLVGLEDISLENIFGTIFRPLAFVMGVPWDESYYVGKLIGTKTIVNEFVAYQRLGEFITAKVLSPRSSAIATYAICGFANPSSMGIMIGTLSAMVPEKRSMITSVAFRAFITGSIVCFMTASIGGLLMDAKIFNNFGKSIVQELSTRQWFKLLLV; from the exons ATGAGTGGAATCCAGAACGAGGCCTTCGACCACGAAGGG AATGGCCTACAGCTAACACACCGCAAAAGTGGCACTATCGTAAACACTGAG ACTACATTTCCGTCATTTCCAGAATGGCAACTCTGCGGACACCGCCTCCCTGCCCTCAACTCCAAACGAACCTTCTACGACAAACTGGGCGACCTGGTGGACAAATACAAAGCCCAAATCCGGATAGCGTGGCTAGTGACACTGAATGCGCTGGTCATCATTTTCTTCGGGTTCGCCACTAATCACTATCTCGAAAAG GAGGAAACATGTCTTACGGGATGTGGAATGCAGTGGTGCAGCGGTTACGGGATGCTGGTCCTGCTGTTGGGATTCGTCTATCTGGGTCTGGTGTACTTCCACATCGTGAAGCCCCTGCTCCGAAAGCCCTTCAAGTCGAACGTGGTTAAACCGTTGAGCCGAACGCTGGGAAACTTCTTCAGCAATTT GTGGGCTAAACTTGGGGCATGTGGAGTGATACTGGTAGCCTTCGCCATATTCTGCTTCATTGAAACTAAAGATGAACCGGAAAGGCTCATGTCTCTGGTCGGAATGGCAACCCTGTTCATACTGGCATTCATCTGTTCCAAACATCCCACAAGA ATCAACTACCGCCCCGTGGTCCTCGGAGTGACCTTCCAGTTTCTGCTTGGACTGTTCTGCATCCGGTGGGAGGTCGGCCGCAGCATTTTCGAGTGCATCGGGGACAAAGTGGCCACCTTCCTGAATTACTCCGCCGACGGAGCATCGTTCGTGTACGGGAACTTCATAGTCCGCCAGGAGGGCGTATTCGCGTTCGCCGTCCTGTCCGTGATCTACTTCTTCAGTTTCTTCATCTCGATCCTGTACTACCTCGGAGCGATGCAGTGGGTCGTCCTCAAGCTCGGCTGGATCCTACAAGCGCTGCTCGGAACCACAGTCTGCGAGAGCGTCATTGCCGCGGCCAACATTTTCCTCGGGATGAGCGAGTCGCCGCTGTTGATCCGGCCTTACATCAAGGACCTGACGCACTCGGAAGTGCACTCGATCATGACATCGGGTTTTGCGACCGTGTCCGGAACCGTACTGGCGGCGTACATTTCGTTCGGAGCGGAACCGGCCCACCTGATTACGGCCAGTGTGATGGCCGCGCCGGCTGCTCTCTGCTTCGCTAAGCTGATCTATCCGGAAACTGAGCAGAGCAAAACGCGATCGGATAACATCCAGATGGAGGAatc TCCCGATTCCTCCGTGCTGGACGCGGCCGCCAACGGCGCAAACACCGCAACGGCCCTGGTCCTCGGCATCATCGCCAACCTGATCGCGTTCGTGTCGTTCATCGCGTTCCTCAACGGCGTCCTCGGCTGGCTCGGATCCCTGGTAGGTCTCGAGGACATCAGCCTGGAGAACATCTTCGGCACCATCTTCCGGCCGCTGGCCTTCGTGATGGGCGTCCCGTGGGACGAAAGCTACTACGTGGGCAAGCTGATCGGAACCAAAACCATCGTGAACGAGTTCGTCGCCTACCAGCGGCTCGGAGAGTTCATCACGGCGAAGGTGCTTTCGCCGCGATCGTCGGCCATCGCAACGTACGCCATCTGCGGGTTTGCCAACCCCAGCTCGATGGGCATCATGATCGGAACGTTGAGCGCGATGGTTCCGGAGAAGCGCAGCATGATCACGTCGGTGGCGTTCCGGGCGTTCATCACCGGGTCGATCGTGTGCTTTATGACGGCGAGTATTGGAG GATTACTAATGGACGCGAAGATTTTCAACAACTTTGGGAAATCGATTGTTCAGGAGCTCTCAACTCGACAATGGTTTAAGTTGTTGCTAGTGTAA